The [Bacillus] selenitireducens MLS10 genome includes a region encoding these proteins:
- a CDS encoding GbsR/MarR family transcriptional regulator, translated as MSSEEKLLSEQEQLDAARGRFISEIAKNIHLYDLPPSIGRLYGTVFFSKDPMTLDEMSEEMGMSKTSMSTGIRSLVEADMVERVWEKGVRKDLYKTEEDWYKSFSTVFIKRWRNATETNLEAIGETEEMLNALKERADHDEVIDEVNIDLEKLHRARKYYEWLNEVIALFETGEIFEIVPKKE; from the coding sequence ATGTCAAGTGAGGAGAAGTTATTAAGCGAACAGGAACAGCTTGATGCTGCCCGTGGCCGATTTATTTCGGAAATCGCCAAAAACATTCACTTATACGATTTGCCTCCGTCGATTGGCAGGCTGTATGGAACGGTGTTCTTTTCAAAGGACCCAATGACGCTCGATGAGATGAGTGAAGAAATGGGCATGAGTAAGACGAGCATGAGTACGGGGATCCGTTCGCTCGTTGAGGCAGATATGGTGGAACGGGTCTGGGAGAAGGGCGTCCGTAAAGATCTCTATAAAACGGAGGAAGACTGGTATAAATCCTTCTCCACCGTGTTTATCAAACGCTGGCGAAATGCGACGGAGACCAATCTCGAAGCGATTGGTGAGACCGAAGAGATGCTGAACGCATTAAAAGAACGTGCCGATCATGACGAAGTGATTGACGAGGTCAACATTGACCTTGAGAAACTGCATCGTGCGCGTAAGTATTATGAATGGCTGAATGAGGTCATCGCGCTCTTTGAGACCGGAGAGATCTTTGAGATCGTCCCGAAAAAAGAATAA
- a CDS encoding flagellar basal body-associated FliL family protein, whose amino-acid sequence MADDRKSMEQLQDKVNGKLADEEKTRQRPKNVATWRTEKPAVMNNGPADFQPKKEKPKKNKPLMILAVLLVAFGGMMLLAFNEDRVMSAYQYITGDYSWQRAHHADEDMFRLSDGNYVQASVTIEVEERGQVRRLNSQDDSVDHIIEEAFMTVNTAEIRSNPGKDQVVDEISAMINRDIEGVEVKQVYFRSILSPLAN is encoded by the coding sequence ATGGCGGATGATCGAAAATCAATGGAACAGTTGCAGGATAAAGTGAACGGGAAGCTGGCCGATGAAGAGAAAACCAGGCAGCGGCCCAAAAATGTGGCAACCTGGCGGACGGAAAAACCGGCGGTGATGAACAATGGACCGGCGGACTTTCAGCCGAAAAAAGAAAAGCCAAAAAAGAATAAACCGCTCATGATTTTAGCGGTTTTACTTGTGGCCTTTGGCGGCATGATGCTGCTGGCCTTCAATGAAGACCGGGTGATGTCCGCTTATCAGTATATCACCGGTGATTATTCTTGGCAGCGTGCGCATCATGCCGATGAAGACATGTTCCGTCTTTCTGACGGTAACTATGTACAGGCTTCTGTGACTATTGAAGTGGAAGAGCGTGGGCAGGTTCGCCGTCTGAACAGCCAGGATGACTCTGTCGACCATATCATTGAAGAGGCATTTATGACCGTAAACACTGCGGAGATCCGCTCGAACCCCGGCAAGGACCAGGTGGTTGACGAGATTTCTGCCATGATTAACCGGGATATAGAAGGGGTGGAGGTCAAACAGGTGTATTTCCGCTCGATTTTATCGCCCCTTGCAAACTGA
- a CDS encoding ABC transporter ATP-binding protein yields the protein MFAALKKLSWFFKQEKKRYIIAILILTVASVLEIIPPRLIGFVVDDVHQGRMTEERLFGFVSFFIVLMLVVYVMTYVWMRKLFGGSLLLERTMRSRLMNHLMTMTPSFYNRNKTGDLMAKGTNDLKAISQTAGFGILTLVDATVFLVVILVMMTVFISWELTLAAFLPFPLMAYLMKVYGKRIHERFMAAQRAFGDLNDQVLESISGVRVIRAFVKEQADRTSFSKQTDHVLRQNIRVARVDALFEPTIKILVGMSYMIGLGFGAYLVFQGRITLGQLVTFNIYLGMLIWPMFALGELMNIMQRGNASLDRLNHTFEAEPDVKDPDKPLRDLVPNEIVFDGLNFSYPKAKEPALSDVSVTIRKGMHIGVAGKTGSGKSTFLRQLLRAYPLHKGALKVNSVPFEQVSLSTVKGWIGYVPQESFLFSKSIEANIRFGAGDKVSDDRLRQVMEQAAITKDLHTFQDGLETLVGEKGISLSGGQKQRIAIARALMKDPEILILDDAMSAVDAKTEQFIISNIREERSGKTTFIAAHRMSAISHADVILVFDGGRIVEQGTHDELMQNGAWYKEQFDKQQMEQQSQEQARQGVSS from the coding sequence ATGTTCGCAGCATTAAAGAAATTATCATGGTTTTTTAAACAGGAAAAGAAACGGTATATCATTGCTATTCTCATCTTAACGGTGGCGAGTGTCCTCGAAATCATCCCGCCGCGGCTCATCGGATTTGTGGTGGATGATGTGCACCAGGGACGGATGACGGAGGAACGTCTTTTTGGCTTCGTCAGCTTTTTCATTGTGCTCATGCTCGTTGTCTACGTGATGACGTATGTCTGGATGCGCAAACTGTTTGGGGGTTCTTTGCTGCTAGAACGGACGATGCGTTCAAGGCTGATGAATCATCTGATGACGATGACGCCGTCCTTTTATAACCGGAATAAAACCGGCGATCTCATGGCAAAAGGAACGAACGATCTGAAGGCGATTTCACAGACGGCAGGGTTCGGGATCCTCACCCTCGTTGATGCAACGGTCTTTCTCGTGGTCATTCTCGTTATGATGACGGTATTTATCAGCTGGGAGCTGACGTTGGCTGCCTTTTTGCCGTTCCCGTTGATGGCTTATTTAATGAAGGTTTATGGTAAGCGCATACATGAACGGTTCATGGCAGCGCAGCGTGCATTCGGGGATCTGAATGATCAGGTGCTTGAATCGATCTCTGGTGTGCGGGTCATTCGGGCCTTTGTCAAAGAACAGGCCGACCGGACCTCGTTCAGTAAGCAGACCGATCATGTCCTCCGGCAGAACATCCGGGTGGCGAGGGTGGATGCCCTCTTTGAGCCGACGATTAAGATTCTCGTCGGGATGAGCTATATGATCGGCCTCGGCTTTGGGGCGTACCTCGTCTTTCAGGGGCGGATTACCCTCGGTCAGCTCGTGACGTTTAATATTTACCTCGGGATGCTGATTTGGCCGATGTTCGCCCTCGGCGAACTGATGAATATTATGCAGCGGGGGAATGCGTCACTGGACAGGCTTAATCACACCTTTGAGGCAGAGCCGGATGTGAAGGATCCTGATAAACCGCTGAGAGACCTCGTACCGAACGAAATTGTCTTTGATGGGCTCAACTTCAGCTATCCAAAGGCGAAAGAACCGGCGCTGTCCGATGTGTCGGTCACGATCAGAAAAGGGATGCACATCGGTGTTGCGGGGAAGACGGGAAGTGGGAAATCCACCTTTCTCAGGCAGCTTCTGAGAGCGTATCCTCTTCATAAAGGAGCGCTGAAGGTCAACAGCGTGCCCTTCGAACAGGTATCCCTCTCCACGGTGAAAGGATGGATCGGCTACGTGCCGCAGGAGTCATTTCTGTTTTCCAAGTCGATTGAAGCAAACATCCGCTTTGGAGCGGGGGATAAGGTGTCGGATGACAGGCTCAGGCAAGTCATGGAACAGGCGGCGATTACGAAAGATCTGCACACATTCCAGGATGGCCTCGAAACCCTTGTCGGAGAAAAAGGGATCTCTCTTTCCGGCGGCCAAAAGCAGCGGATTGCCATCGCGAGAGCGCTGATGAAGGATCCGGAAATCCTGATTCTTGATGACGCCATGTCGGCGGTGGATGCGAAAACGGAACAGTTTATCATCTCGAACATCCGCGAGGAGCGAAGCGGGAAAACAACGTTTATCGCCGCGCACCGTATGTCTGCGATCAGTCATGCGGACGTGATTCTTGTTTTTGACGGCGGACGGATTGTCGAACAGGGAACGCATGATGAACTGATGCAAAACGGCGCCTGGTACAAAGAGCAGTTTGACAAGCAACAAATGGAACAACAGTCACAGGAACAGGCCAGGCAGGGGGTGTCTTCATGA
- a CDS encoding ABC transporter ATP-binding protein, with the protein MNKVKQEATPEPKETGKRLFQYAWPFRKTIFLSLFFLALAAAAELTGPFIAKTMIDEHIVGIEQTWVEVPDGDVTFEGRSFTREDRYAGDGTVDGVSIVQVGLDYYLVEAREVTAGEETYENGVLTVVRDGETSVYPAVSMTTDDVFLFYAQEVPYIIGWMALYLVLIGISSFFHYYQSLWLQTSANRIIKQMREDVFRKVHELPVRYFDQMPTGKIVSRITNDTEAIRELYVRVLATFFTGIVYMIGIFFAIFLLDVRLALATLIIIPVLIVWMIVYRSFAGRYNRVIREKLSDLNGRMNENIQGMSIIQAFGQEKKVADEFETHNDEHYRFNRKMLTLNSLTSFNLIGLLRNVAFVTLIWYFAGGSMGVGMIFSLGVVYAFVDYINRLFEPINGIVGQLAQLEEARIAGERVFHLMDQEGEPLPEAQTPRFHGDVTFDGVWLSYDEGHPVLRDISFEAKKGETVAFVGHTGSGKSSIMNVLFRYYDHNQGRVLIDGQDTLALSRQDIRSHMAIVLQDPFLFTGTIYSNVSMGDPAISRDQVMEALEQVGAGDFIRSLEAGIDEEVKEKGATFSAGQRQLISFARALVVDPAILILDEATANIDTETEAVIQHALDVVKAGRTTFVIAHRLSTIRDADQILVLSEGEIVEQGDHDELMAQRGRYHHMYQLQKGAGSGKVS; encoded by the coding sequence ATGAACAAAGTAAAGCAAGAAGCAACGCCGGAACCGAAAGAGACGGGGAAGCGTCTGTTTCAGTACGCATGGCCGTTTCGGAAGACGATCTTTCTGTCGCTGTTCTTCCTGGCCCTCGCCGCAGCGGCGGAGCTGACAGGGCCGTTCATTGCCAAGACGATGATCGATGAACACATCGTCGGGATTGAACAGACCTGGGTGGAGGTACCGGATGGCGATGTGACGTTTGAAGGGCGATCCTTCACCCGGGAAGACCGCTATGCCGGTGATGGAACAGTGGACGGTGTATCGATCGTGCAGGTCGGTCTTGATTATTATCTGGTGGAGGCCCGGGAGGTCACGGCGGGCGAGGAGACCTATGAGAACGGGGTGCTTACGGTCGTTCGTGACGGCGAGACATCCGTCTATCCGGCCGTGTCCATGACGACGGACGACGTGTTCCTCTTTTACGCCCAGGAAGTCCCGTACATCATCGGCTGGATGGCGCTTTATCTTGTGTTGATCGGGATTTCGTCGTTCTTTCATTATTACCAGAGCCTCTGGCTTCAGACGTCGGCGAACCGGATCATCAAGCAAATGCGTGAAGACGTATTCAGGAAGGTGCATGAACTGCCGGTCCGCTACTTCGATCAGATGCCGACAGGGAAGATTGTGTCGAGAATCACCAATGACACCGAAGCGATCCGGGAGCTGTACGTCCGGGTTCTGGCGACATTTTTTACGGGGATTGTCTATATGATCGGGATCTTCTTTGCGATCTTCCTCCTCGACGTCCGCCTTGCCCTGGCGACGCTCATCATCATTCCGGTTCTGATTGTCTGGATGATTGTCTACCGCTCCTTTGCAGGGCGGTATAACCGGGTCATCCGGGAGAAACTCAGTGATCTGAACGGGCGAATGAATGAGAATATTCAGGGGATGTCGATCATCCAGGCCTTCGGGCAGGAGAAGAAAGTGGCGGACGAATTTGAGACCCATAACGACGAGCATTACCGGTTCAACCGTAAGATGCTGACTCTGAACTCGCTCACGTCATTCAATCTGATCGGGCTTCTCCGAAACGTCGCCTTCGTGACACTCATCTGGTACTTCGCTGGAGGCTCGATGGGGGTCGGCATGATCTTCAGTCTCGGAGTGGTTTATGCCTTTGTCGATTACATCAACCGTCTGTTTGAGCCGATCAACGGCATCGTCGGTCAGCTTGCCCAGCTTGAAGAGGCGAGGATTGCCGGGGAGCGGGTGTTTCATCTGATGGATCAGGAAGGGGAGCCCCTCCCTGAGGCGCAGACGCCCCGCTTTCACGGGGATGTCACCTTTGACGGGGTGTGGCTGTCTTATGATGAAGGGCATCCGGTTTTGAGGGACATCTCTTTTGAGGCAAAGAAAGGAGAGACAGTGGCGTTTGTCGGGCATACGGGATCCGGAAAGAGTTCAATTATGAACGTCCTGTTCCGCTACTATGACCACAATCAGGGCCGGGTGCTGATTGACGGACAGGATACGCTCGCCTTAAGCCGTCAGGATATCCGCTCGCATATGGCAATCGTCCTTCAGGATCCGTTTCTCTTCACGGGAACGATTTATTCGAATGTCTCCATGGGGGATCCGGCCATCTCGAGAGATCAGGTGATGGAGGCCCTTGAGCAAGTGGGGGCAGGGGACTTTATCCGTTCCCTTGAAGCGGGGATTGACGAAGAAGTGAAGGAAAAGGGGGCGACGTTCTCGGCAGGGCAGCGTCAGCTCATTTCCTTCGCCCGTGCGCTTGTTGTGGATCCGGCGATTTTGATTTTGGATGAAGCAACGGCGAATATTGATACAGAGACAGAAGCTGTGATTCAGCACGCCCTCGACGTTGTCAAAGCCGGGCGAACGACCTTTGTCATCGCGCACCGGCTGTCGACGATCCGTGATGCGGATCAGATTCTTGTCCTCAGTGAAGGCGAAATTGTCGAGCAAGGCGATCATGATGAACTGATGGCACAGCGCGGACGCTATCACCATATGTATCAGCTGCAAAAAGGCGCCGGATCAGGAAAAGTATCCTGA
- a CDS encoding polysaccharide deacetylase family protein, whose amino-acid sequence MNKQLTMRASISFAVFVLLIAAFLGGRWSVSSDDQTLLEARLADAKLEIEMRREAVEELRADLEDQDDVEEELVAAEEEIEELEGMIEELEAELLAFEEEEGTAEEANGGGEEGESASDGAAIGGGGSSGEGRPDPGERAVYLTFDDGPTTMTPEILSILDEYDVPASFFVIGQRMEQRPELARETRDRGHGVYSHTYTHDYAIYRSFDAYYEDLALMERAYERVLGEEAPSLVRFPGGSSNHSSIEYSGESFMVELTEDILDRGYDYIDWNVSSGDASAIYDDPDAMFEQIVNQSQGHDVIVPLFHDTPRNEATAEILPDVITYFQEQGYSFYTLDNLEVHEIRQMEENRIMNRDVVR is encoded by the coding sequence ATGAACAAACAACTGACGATGAGAGCCAGCATTTCTTTTGCTGTCTTTGTCTTGTTAATCGCCGCCTTTTTGGGTGGGCGATGGTCTGTTTCGAGTGATGATCAGACCCTTCTTGAGGCGAGGCTGGCCGATGCCAAACTCGAAATTGAGATGAGGCGTGAAGCGGTTGAAGAGCTGCGTGCGGACCTCGAAGATCAGGATGACGTTGAAGAGGAGCTTGTGGCGGCGGAAGAAGAAATAGAAGAACTTGAGGGCATGATCGAAGAGCTTGAAGCTGAGCTTCTTGCTTTTGAAGAAGAGGAGGGCACTGCAGAAGAAGCCAACGGAGGCGGTGAAGAGGGCGAGAGTGCCTCTGACGGCGCGGCGATTGGCGGAGGCGGTTCGTCCGGTGAAGGGCGTCCGGACCCGGGAGAACGTGCTGTGTATCTGACCTTTGACGACGGTCCGACGACGATGACGCCGGAGATCCTGTCGATTTTGGATGAATACGACGTGCCGGCGAGTTTTTTCGTGATCGGGCAGCGGATGGAACAGCGTCCGGAGCTTGCCAGAGAGACGAGAGACCGGGGGCACGGGGTCTATTCCCATACGTATACCCATGATTACGCGATCTACCGGAGTTTTGATGCCTATTATGAAGACCTTGCACTGATGGAGCGTGCCTATGAACGGGTACTCGGTGAAGAGGCCCCTTCCCTCGTCCGTTTTCCCGGCGGTTCGAGTAACCACAGCTCCATTGAATACAGCGGGGAATCGTTCATGGTGGAGCTGACGGAGGATATCCTGGACCGTGGCTATGACTACATCGACTGGAATGTCTCGAGCGGGGACGCCAGTGCGATCTATGATGATCCGGATGCGATGTTTGAGCAGATTGTCAACCAGTCCCAGGGGCATGACGTGATCGTCCCGCTCTTTCATGACACGCCGCGAAATGAAGCGACGGCAGAGATCCTGCCGGACGTGATCACTTATTTTCAGGAACAGGGCTACAGCTTTTACACCCTGGACAATCTCGAAGTCCATGAAATCAGACAGATGGAAGAAAACCGGATTATGAACCGGGACGTTGTCCGGTGA
- a CDS encoding class I SAM-dependent methyltransferase yields the protein MPALETKAKELIFNTLSQSWAKSKHRRVVYHLKANDKILDIGAGKGALSWMLLEQGFDVTPVDVQNISFTEKVKPVIYDGETLPFPDNSRDVGLFLTVLHHTPDPEALIREALRVCDRLIIIEDVYHGKAQKYATWFTDSLFNLEFKGHPHTNKNNFGWLKTFADLDLRVLHIEKEPVLGLFEQVTYYVTK from the coding sequence ATGCCCGCACTTGAAACGAAAGCAAAAGAACTCATCTTTAACACCCTCAGTCAAAGCTGGGCGAAAAGCAAGCACCGCCGTGTCGTCTACCACCTCAAGGCAAACGACAAAATCCTTGATATCGGTGCCGGCAAAGGGGCCCTTTCCTGGATGCTTCTCGAGCAGGGTTTTGACGTCACCCCGGTGGACGTCCAAAACATCAGCTTCACGGAAAAGGTCAAGCCCGTGATCTATGACGGCGAAACACTCCCCTTCCCGGACAACAGCCGGGACGTAGGGCTTTTCCTGACCGTGCTGCATCATACACCGGACCCTGAAGCCCTGATCAGAGAAGCCCTTCGCGTCTGCGACCGGCTGATCATCATTGAAGACGTGTATCACGGAAAGGCCCAGAAATACGCCACCTGGTTCACCGACAGCCTGTTCAATCTCGAATTCAAAGGACATCCCCACACGAACAAGAACAACTTCGGCTGGCTGAAGACCTTCGCCGATCTCGATCTGCGGGTGCTTCATATTGAGAAAGAACCGGTACTCGGCCTGTTTGAACAGGTCACCTATTACGTCACAAAGTAA
- a CDS encoding aldo/keto reductase, which produces MTAIRKRTLGNTEIRISPIGLGCWQFSNGNGLVGKFWPDMEQSAINKVVRESLDGGINWFDTAEVYGKGNSERALNDALDAVQKEDEEALIATKWWPAFRRSSSIINTFEERRIALGGRHVDLHQVHQPFSFSSPADEMHAMADLMDEGKIGSAGVSNFNLKQMKEAHETLQERGYGLASNQVKYSLLDRRIEENGILDYAKEQNITIIAYSPLEQGILSGKYHRNPDLVKKIQGPRKLAPNFRPKGMKRTEPLITLMRRLAEDYDVSPTQIALNWLIHQHGDTVVAIPGASKTHHATENIRTMQFELSSTDLFALDQMAKRVVEKQ; this is translated from the coding sequence ATGACAGCGATTCGTAAACGGACACTCGGTAACACGGAAATCAGGATCTCCCCAATTGGTCTCGGCTGCTGGCAGTTCAGTAACGGCAATGGCTTAGTGGGCAAATTCTGGCCGGACATGGAACAGAGTGCAATCAATAAGGTGGTCCGCGAATCCCTCGACGGCGGGATCAACTGGTTCGACACTGCGGAAGTCTACGGCAAAGGCAACTCGGAGAGAGCGCTGAACGACGCCCTCGACGCCGTTCAGAAGGAGGACGAGGAAGCCTTGATCGCGACCAAATGGTGGCCCGCATTCAGGCGGAGTTCTTCCATCATTAACACCTTTGAAGAGCGTCGTATCGCCCTTGGAGGCAGACATGTCGACCTCCACCAGGTGCACCAGCCATTCTCCTTCAGCTCCCCCGCCGACGAAATGCACGCCATGGCGGATCTGATGGATGAGGGAAAAATCGGCTCGGCAGGCGTCAGCAACTTCAATCTCAAACAGATGAAAGAAGCGCACGAAACCCTTCAGGAACGGGGATACGGCCTTGCCTCCAACCAGGTGAAATACAGCCTCCTCGACCGGCGCATCGAAGAAAACGGCATCCTCGATTACGCCAAAGAACAGAACATCACCATCATCGCCTATTCCCCCCTTGAACAGGGGATTCTGTCCGGCAAGTACCACCGCAACCCCGATCTCGTCAAGAAAATTCAAGGCCCGAGAAAGCTCGCCCCGAATTTCCGGCCTAAGGGCATGAAACGGACAGAACCGCTCATCACCCTGATGAGGCGTCTCGCCGAAGACTACGACGTATCCCCGACACAGATCGCCCTGAACTGGCTCATTCACCAGCACGGGGACACGGTTGTCGCCATTCCGGGGGCATCGAAGACCCATCACGCCACGGAAAACATCCGGACGATGCAGTTTGAACTGTCGAGTACCGACCTCTTCGCCCTCGATCAGATGGCCAAACGTGTCGTCGAGAAGCAATGA
- a CDS encoding alanine/glycine:cation symporter family protein encodes MEATLIHTIILDGVNSLVDWGNNLLWTYILIGLLIGLGVYFTFATKFVQFRLFKEMFRVITEKKDGTNGISPFQAFTISTASRVGTGNLTGVALAISIGGPGAVFWMWMVAIIGMATAFIESTLAQVYKVRDGDQFRGGPAYYMEKAIGSRALGVVFAILLTLCFGLVFNAVQANTIADAFDGAFGFNPLYMGIVIAAVAGIVIFGGVRRIARVTQIVVPFMAVAYLLIATYVVITNFALIPDVFMLIVSNAFGVGEIIGGGVGAAIMQGVRRGLFSNEAGMGSVPNAAATANVSHPAKQGLVQSLGVFFDTIIICSATAFLILLTDVYTVDGAEGIQLTQDAMSAHVGEWAVYFVAIAILFFAFISIIGNYYYGETNIEFIRSNSNWLYAYRFAVIGMVIFGSVAQVGLVWNLADLFMGLMAVLNLIAIFLIGKVALAVLNDYTTQLDSGKNPVFKASHIPDLKHAECWEDEQSS; translated from the coding sequence ATGGAAGCCACTCTCATTCATACCATCATCCTTGATGGCGTCAACAGCCTTGTCGACTGGGGCAACAACCTGCTATGGACATACATATTAATCGGGCTGTTAATCGGGCTCGGTGTTTATTTCACGTTTGCGACGAAATTCGTTCAGTTTCGCCTGTTTAAAGAAATGTTCCGGGTCATCACTGAGAAAAAAGACGGCACGAACGGCATTTCTCCTTTTCAGGCCTTCACCATCAGTACGGCATCGCGCGTTGGAACAGGCAATCTCACCGGTGTCGCCCTCGCGATCTCAATCGGCGGGCCGGGCGCTGTATTCTGGATGTGGATGGTCGCGATCATCGGGATGGCGACTGCATTTATCGAAAGTACCCTTGCACAGGTCTACAAAGTCCGCGACGGTGATCAGTTTCGGGGCGGACCGGCCTATTACATGGAAAAAGCCATCGGAAGCCGGGCTCTTGGGGTCGTTTTTGCCATCCTTCTCACCCTTTGTTTCGGCCTCGTCTTCAATGCCGTGCAGGCCAACACCATTGCCGATGCCTTTGACGGTGCATTCGGCTTTAATCCGCTTTATATGGGAATCGTCATCGCCGCAGTCGCCGGGATCGTGATCTTCGGCGGGGTAAGGCGAATTGCCAGAGTCACACAGATTGTCGTTCCTTTCATGGCTGTCGCCTATTTGCTGATTGCCACCTATGTGGTCATCACCAATTTCGCTCTTATTCCTGACGTCTTTATGCTGATTGTGTCCAATGCATTCGGCGTCGGTGAGATCATCGGGGGCGGTGTAGGCGCTGCGATTATGCAAGGAGTCCGGCGCGGTCTCTTCTCCAATGAGGCCGGGATGGGCAGTGTGCCAAACGCTGCTGCAACAGCAAACGTCAGCCATCCGGCAAAACAAGGGCTCGTCCAGAGTCTTGGTGTCTTCTTCGATACGATCATCATCTGCTCGGCCACCGCGTTTCTCATCCTGCTCACTGACGTTTATACGGTGGACGGCGCTGAAGGCATTCAGCTCACACAGGATGCCATGAGTGCGCATGTCGGAGAATGGGCCGTTTACTTTGTCGCCATCGCGATTTTATTCTTCGCCTTCATTTCCATCATCGGGAACTATTATTACGGCGAGACGAATATTGAATTCATCCGTTCCAACTCAAACTGGCTTTATGCCTACCGTTTTGCAGTCATAGGCATGGTGATTTTCGGTTCCGTTGCGCAGGTGGGGCTCGTATGGAACCTTGCCGACCTCTTTATGGGGCTCATGGCCGTGCTGAACCTGATCGCGATCTTCCTGATCGGCAAAGTTGCCCTGGCTGTCCTGAACGACTACACCACTCAGCTTGATTCAGGGAAGAATCCGGTCTTTAAGGCGAGCCATATTCCTGATTTAAAACACGCAGAGTGCTGGGAAGATGAGCAGTCATCCTGA